A window of the Kosakonia sp. BYX6 genome harbors these coding sequences:
- the aceA gene encoding isocitrate lyase yields MKTRTQQIEELQQEWTQARWNGIRRPYSAEEVVKLRGSVNPECTLAQLGAAKMWRLLHGESKKGYINSLGALTGGQALQQAKAGIEAVYLSGWQVAADANLAASMYPDQSLYPANSVPSVVERINNTFRRADQIQWSSGIEPNDPRYVDYFLPIVADAEAGFGGVLNAFELMKSMIEAGAAAVHFEDQLASVKKCGHMGGKVLVPTQEAVQKLVAARLAADVLGVPTLLVARTDADAADLITSDCDPYDSAFITGERTSEGFYRTRAGVEQAISRGLAYAPYADLVWCETSTPDLELARRFADAIHAKFPDKLLAYNCSPSFNWKKNLDDNTISRFQQELSDMGYKFQFITLAGIHSMWFNMFDLAHAYAQGEGMKHYVEKVQQPEFAAGKEGYTFVSHQQEVGTGYFDKVTTIIQGGVSSVTALTGSTEEAQF; encoded by the coding sequence ATGAAAACCCGTACCCAACAAATCGAAGAATTACAACAAGAGTGGACGCAAGCGCGCTGGAACGGCATTCGCCGCCCGTATAGCGCGGAAGAGGTGGTGAAATTACGCGGTTCGGTGAACCCGGAGTGCACATTGGCGCAGCTCGGCGCGGCCAAAATGTGGCGCTTGCTGCATGGCGAATCGAAAAAGGGCTATATCAACAGTCTCGGCGCACTGACGGGCGGGCAGGCATTGCAGCAGGCGAAAGCAGGGATTGAAGCGGTGTACCTTTCCGGCTGGCAGGTCGCCGCCGACGCCAACCTTGCAGCCAGCATGTACCCGGACCAATCGCTCTACCCGGCAAACTCCGTGCCGTCAGTGGTGGAACGCATCAACAACACGTTCCGCCGCGCGGATCAAATCCAGTGGTCATCCGGCATTGAGCCGAACGACCCGCGCTATGTCGATTATTTTCTGCCGATCGTAGCCGATGCCGAAGCCGGTTTTGGCGGCGTGTTGAATGCCTTTGAACTGATGAAATCGATGATTGAGGCCGGTGCAGCGGCTGTGCATTTCGAAGATCAACTCGCGTCGGTGAAAAAATGCGGTCATATGGGCGGCAAAGTGCTGGTGCCGACGCAAGAAGCGGTGCAGAAACTGGTGGCCGCGCGTCTGGCTGCCGATGTGCTTGGCGTGCCGACCTTGTTGGTCGCGCGCACCGATGCGGATGCCGCCGATTTAATTACCTCCGACTGCGACCCCTACGACAGCGCCTTTATTACCGGTGAGCGCACCAGCGAAGGCTTCTACCGCACGCGTGCCGGCGTTGAACAGGCGATCAGCCGTGGCCTGGCTTACGCGCCGTATGCCGATTTGGTGTGGTGCGAAACTTCAACGCCCGACCTGGAGCTGGCGCGCCGTTTCGCCGACGCTATCCACGCGAAATTCCCCGACAAGCTGCTGGCCTACAACTGCTCGCCATCGTTTAACTGGAAAAAGAACCTCGACGACAACACCATCTCCCGCTTTCAGCAGGAGTTGTCGGACATGGGCTACAAATTCCAGTTCATCACCCTCGCGGGCATTCACAGTATGTGGTTCAACATGTTCGACCTGGCCCATGCTTATGCGCAGGGCGAAGGGATGAAACATTACGTTGAGAAAGTGCAGCAGCCGGAATTTGCCGCCGGCAAAGAGGGCTACACCTTCGTTTCGCATCAGCAGGAGGTGGGCACCGGCTACTTCGACAAAGTCACCACCATTATTCAGGGCGGCGTCTCGTCGGTCACCGCGCTAACGGGGTCGACGGAAGAAGCGCAGTTCTAA
- the metA gene encoding homoserine O-acetyltransferase MetA — protein MPIRVQDELPAVNFLRDENVFVMTASRATVQEIRPLKVLILNLMPKKIETENQFLRLLSNSPLQVDVRLLRIDSRESRNTPAEHLNTFYCNFDEVCDENFDGLIVTGAPLGLVEFNDVAYWPQIEQVLEWAKDHVTSTLFVCWAVQAALNILYGIPKQTRSEKLSGVYEHHILHPHALLTRGFDDAFLAPHSRYADFPSALIRDYTDLEILAETDEGDAYLFASKDKRIAFVTGHPEYDANTLAGEYFRDVDAGLAPELPYNYFPHNDPQNTPRASWRSHGNLLFINWLNYYVYQITPYDLRHMNPTLD, from the coding sequence ATGCCTATTCGGGTGCAGGACGAGCTGCCAGCCGTCAATTTCTTACGTGATGAAAACGTCTTCGTGATGACGGCTTCACGCGCGACCGTCCAGGAAATTCGTCCCCTTAAAGTGCTTATCCTCAACCTGATGCCAAAAAAAATCGAGACGGAAAACCAGTTCCTGCGCTTGCTGTCGAACTCACCGTTGCAGGTTGATGTTCGCCTGCTGCGCATTGATTCCCGCGAGTCGCGTAACACACCGGCCGAACACCTGAACACCTTCTACTGCAACTTTGATGAGGTTTGCGACGAGAACTTTGATGGTTTGATCGTCACCGGCGCGCCGTTAGGCTTAGTTGAATTCAATGATGTCGCTTATTGGCCGCAGATCGAGCAAGTTCTCGAATGGGCAAAAGATCACGTCACTTCCACGTTGTTTGTCTGTTGGGCGGTACAAGCCGCATTAAATATCCTTTATGGCATCCCCAAACAGACCCGCAGCGAAAAACTCTCAGGCGTCTACGAACATCACATTCTTCATCCACATGCTCTGCTGACGCGCGGTTTCGACGATGCGTTTCTCGCACCACACTCGCGCTACGCTGATTTCCCGTCTGCCTTGATCCGTGATTACACCGATCTGGAAATCCTCGCTGAAACGGATGAGGGCGATGCTTATCTGTTCGCCAGCAAAGATAAACGCATTGCGTTTGTCACCGGTCACCCGGAATACGATGCCAATACCTTAGCGGGCGAGTATTTCCGCGATGTGGATGCGGGCCTCGCACCAGAGCTGCCTTACAATTATTTCCCGCACAACGATCCGCAAAATACACCGCGCGCTTCATGGCGCAGCCACGGCAATTTACTGTTCATCAACTGGCTCAACTACTACGTCTACCAGATCACACCATACGATCTGCGCCATATGAATCCGACGCTGGATTAA
- the purD gene encoding phosphoribosylamine--glycine ligase: MKVLVIGNGGREHALAWKAAQSPLVDTVFVAPGNAGTALEPTLQNVAIGVTDIPALLSFAQNEKIDLTIVGPEAPLVIGVVDAFRTAGLKIFGPTQGAAQLEGSKAFTKDFLARHNIPTAEYQNFTEIEPALAYLREKGAPIVIKADGLAAGKGVIVAMTLAEAEAAVHDMLAGNAFGDAGHRIVIEEFLDGEEASFIVMVDGEHVLPMATSQDHKRVGDGDTGPNTGGMGAYSPAPVVTDEVHQHAMDRVIWPTVRGMAAEGNTYTGFLYAGLMIDKQGNPKVIEFNCRFGDPETQPIMLRMQSDLVELCLAACEGKLDEKVSKWDERASLGVVMAAGGYPGNYRNGDVIHGLPLEEVADGKVFHAGTKLAADDQVLTNGGRVLCVTALGNSVAEAQQRAYALMTDIHWDGSFSRRDIGYRAIAREQDK; encoded by the coding sequence ATGAAAGTATTAGTGATTGGTAACGGCGGGCGCGAACACGCGCTGGCCTGGAAAGCGGCACAGTCACCGCTGGTTGATACCGTTTTTGTCGCGCCGGGTAACGCTGGCACAGCGCTGGAACCCACGCTGCAAAACGTGGCGATTGGCGTCACCGATATTCCGGCGCTACTGAGCTTCGCGCAGAACGAGAAAATCGATCTGACCATTGTTGGCCCGGAAGCGCCGCTGGTCATTGGCGTGGTCGACGCATTCCGCACTGCTGGCCTGAAGATTTTTGGCCCAACACAGGGTGCAGCCCAACTTGAAGGTTCGAAAGCCTTCACCAAAGATTTCCTTGCTCGCCACAACATTCCTACGGCGGAATACCAGAATTTCACCGAGATTGAGCCTGCACTGGCTTACCTGCGCGAGAAAGGTGCGCCTATCGTTATCAAAGCCGATGGTCTGGCGGCGGGTAAAGGTGTGATCGTCGCCATGACGCTTGCAGAGGCCGAAGCAGCCGTCCACGACATGCTGGCCGGTAACGCGTTTGGCGATGCAGGCCATCGCATCGTGATTGAAGAGTTTCTCGATGGCGAAGAAGCCAGCTTTATCGTAATGGTAGATGGCGAGCATGTGCTGCCAATGGCCACCAGCCAGGATCACAAGCGTGTTGGCGATGGCGACACCGGGCCGAATACCGGCGGAATGGGCGCTTACTCTCCTGCACCGGTAGTCACCGATGAAGTGCACCAGCACGCCATGGATCGCGTAATATGGCCAACCGTGCGCGGCATGGCGGCAGAAGGCAATACCTACACCGGCTTCCTGTATGCCGGTCTGATGATCGACAAACAGGGCAACCCGAAGGTTATCGAATTCAACTGCCGTTTTGGCGACCCGGAGACCCAGCCAATCATGCTGCGTATGCAGTCCGATCTGGTGGAGCTGTGCCTGGCGGCCTGTGAAGGTAAGCTGGACGAGAAAGTATCCAAATGGGATGAGCGTGCGTCGCTGGGCGTGGTGATGGCGGCCGGGGGTTATCCGGGCAACTATCGCAACGGTGATGTGATCCACGGTTTGCCGCTGGAAGAAGTGGCGGACGGTAAAGTGTTCCATGCAGGCACCAAACTGGCTGCCGACGACCAGGTACTCACCAACGGCGGGCGCGTTTTATGCGTTACCGCGCTGGGTAACAGCGTTGCCGAAGCGCAGCAGCGCGCTTACGCGTTAATGACGGATATCCACTGGGATGGCAGCTTTAGCCGCCGGGATATCGGTTACCGCGCGATTGCACGCGAGCAGGACAAGTAA
- the purH gene encoding bifunctional phosphoribosylaminoimidazolecarboxamide formyltransferase/IMP cyclohydrolase — translation MQQRRPVRRALLSVSDKAGIVEFAQALSQRGVELLSTGGTARLLADKGLPVTEVSDYTGFPEMMDGRVKTLHPKVHGGILGRRGQDDAIMAQHAIAPIDMVVVNLYPFAQTVAREGCSLEDAVENIDIGGPTMVRSAAKNHKDVAIVVKSSDYTTIINEMDANEGSLTLETRFDLAIKAFEHTAAYDSMIANYFGSLVPAYHGESTEPAGRFPRTLNLNFIKKQDMRYGENSHQQAAFYIEEEVKEASVATAQQLQGKALSYNNIADTDAALECVKEFNEPACVIVKHANPCGVAVGGSILDAYDRAYKTDPTSAFGGIIAFNRELDAATAQAIISRQFVEVIIAPSASEDALKITAAKQNVRVLVCGEWAQRVPGLDFKRVNGGLLVQDRDLGMVSANDLRVVSKRQPTGQELRDALFCWKVAKFVKSNAIVYAKENMTIGIGAGQMSRVYSAKIAGIKAGDEGLEVKGSAMASDAFFPFRDGIDAAAAVGVTCVIQPGGSIRDDEVIAAADEHGIAMIFTDMRHFRH, via the coding sequence ATGCAACAACGTCGTCCAGTCCGCCGCGCACTGCTCAGTGTTTCTGACAAGGCCGGTATTGTCGAATTCGCACAGGCGCTCTCTCAGCGTGGCGTAGAACTGCTCTCTACTGGCGGAACCGCTCGTCTGCTGGCAGATAAAGGTCTGCCGGTGACCGAAGTCTCCGACTACACCGGGTTCCCGGAAATGATGGATGGACGTGTAAAAACCCTGCACCCGAAAGTGCACGGCGGCATTCTTGGTCGTCGCGGTCAGGATGACGCGATCATGGCGCAACACGCGATCGCGCCGATCGATATGGTAGTTGTTAACCTTTACCCGTTCGCCCAGACCGTCGCACGTGAAGGCTGTTCGCTGGAAGATGCGGTTGAGAATATCGATATTGGCGGTCCAACCATGGTGCGCTCCGCCGCCAAGAACCATAAAGATGTCGCCATCGTTGTAAAGAGCAGCGACTACACCACCATTATTAATGAAATGGATGCCAACGAAGGTTCGCTGACGTTAGAAACCCGCTTCGACCTCGCAATTAAAGCTTTCGAACACACCGCCGCTTACGACAGCATGATTGCCAACTATTTCGGCAGCCTGGTTCCGGCCTATCACGGCGAGAGCACAGAGCCTGCCGGTCGCTTCCCGCGCACGCTGAATCTGAACTTCATCAAGAAGCAGGATATGCGCTACGGTGAGAACAGCCATCAGCAAGCAGCTTTCTATATAGAAGAAGAAGTAAAAGAAGCTTCGGTTGCCACTGCGCAACAGCTGCAAGGTAAAGCGCTCTCCTATAACAACATTGCGGATACCGATGCGGCGCTGGAATGCGTGAAAGAGTTCAACGAACCCGCTTGCGTGATTGTGAAACACGCCAACCCGTGCGGCGTGGCCGTCGGCGGTTCTATTCTGGATGCTTACGATCGCGCTTATAAAACCGATCCGACCTCCGCGTTCGGCGGCATTATTGCTTTTAACCGCGAACTGGATGCCGCGACCGCGCAGGCGATTATCTCCCGCCAGTTTGTTGAAGTGATCATTGCGCCATCTGCTAGCGAAGACGCGCTGAAAATCACCGCTGCCAAGCAGAATGTCCGCGTATTGGTGTGTGGCGAGTGGGCGCAACGTGTGCCGGGTCTGGATTTCAAACGCGTGAACGGCGGTCTGCTTGTTCAGGATCGCGATCTGGGCATGGTCAGCGCAAATGACCTGCGCGTGGTCAGCAAGCGTCAACCGACCGGGCAAGAGCTGCGTGATGCGCTGTTCTGCTGGAAAGTCGCGAAGTTCGTGAAATCCAACGCCATTGTTTACGCTAAAGAGAACATGACCATCGGCATTGGCGCAGGCCAGATGAGCCGCGTGTATTCTGCGAAGATTGCCGGGATCAAAGCCGGTGACGAAGGGCTGGAAGTGAAAGGCTCGGCAATGGCGTCTGACGCCTTCTTCCCCTTCCGCGATGGTATCGATGCCGCGGCTGCGGTCGGCGTGACGTGCGTTATCCAACCGGGTGGTTCCATCCGCGATGACGAAGTGATTGCCGCCGCCGACGAGCACGGCATTGCGATGATCTTCACCGACATGCGTCACTTCCGCCATTAA
- the aceB gene encoding malate synthase A, with translation MTQQATTTDELAFTQPNGEQEEQILTPAAVEFLSELVTRFTPKRNQLLAARLRQQQQIDDGTLPDFISETASIRESDWTIRGIPNDLLDRRVEITGPVERKMVINALNANVKVFMADFEDSLAPNWEKVIDGQINLRDAVNGTISYTNEAGKIYQLKPDPAVLVCRVRGLHLPEKHVTWRDEPIPGSLFDFALYFFHNHKSLLAKGSGPYFYLPKTQSWQEAAWWGEVFSYTEDRFNLPRGTIKATLLIETLPAVFQMDEILHALRDHIVGLNCGRWDYIFSYIKTLKNYPDRVLPDRQVVTMDKPFLSAYSRLLIKTCHRRGAFAMGGMAAFIPSKDAERNNWVLNKVKADKQLEASNGHDGTWIAHPGLGDAVMEIFNAALGENKNQLFVTREDDAPITAEQLLAPCEGERTEEGMRANIRVAVQYIEAWISGNGCVPIYGLMEDAATAEISRTSIWQWIHHEKTLSNGIPVTKALFRQMLAEEMLVIQEELGEHRFSSGRFDEAARLMEQITTSDELIDFLTLPGYRLLA, from the coding sequence ATGACACAACAGGCGACAACAACCGATGAACTGGCCTTTACGCAGCCGAATGGCGAGCAGGAGGAGCAAATTCTGACGCCCGCAGCGGTGGAATTCCTGAGCGAGCTAGTGACGCGCTTTACGCCAAAACGCAACCAACTCCTGGCAGCACGTCTGCGCCAGCAGCAACAAATTGATGACGGTACGTTGCCTGATTTTATTTCGGAAACAGCTTCCATACGTGAAAGCGACTGGACAATTCGCGGCATTCCGAACGATCTGCTGGACCGCCGCGTTGAAATAACCGGGCCGGTGGAACGCAAAATGGTGATCAATGCCCTCAACGCCAACGTAAAAGTGTTCATGGCAGATTTCGAGGATTCACTGGCGCCGAACTGGGAGAAAGTGATCGACGGGCAGATCAACCTGCGCGATGCGGTCAACGGCACCATCAGCTACACCAATGAAGCCGGTAAAATCTATCAGTTGAAGCCCGATCCGGCGGTGCTGGTATGCCGCGTGCGTGGTTTACACCTGCCGGAAAAACACGTCACCTGGCGTGATGAACCGATCCCCGGGAGCCTGTTCGACTTTGCGCTCTACTTTTTCCACAACCATAAAAGCCTCCTCGCCAAAGGCAGTGGCCCCTATTTTTACCTGCCGAAAACCCAGTCCTGGCAAGAAGCCGCCTGGTGGGGTGAAGTCTTCAGCTATACAGAAGACCGCTTTAATCTGCCGCGCGGCACGATTAAAGCCACTTTGCTGATTGAAACCCTTCCCGCTGTGTTCCAAATGGACGAAATCCTGCACGCCCTGCGCGACCATATTGTCGGGCTGAACTGCGGGCGCTGGGATTACATCTTCAGCTATATCAAGACGTTGAAAAACTACCCGGATCGCGTGTTGCCAGACCGCCAGGTGGTAACGATGGATAAACCGTTCCTCAGCGCCTACTCTCGCTTGCTAATCAAAACCTGCCATCGCCGTGGCGCCTTTGCCATGGGCGGCATGGCGGCGTTTATCCCCAGCAAAGACGCCGAGCGCAATAATTGGGTGCTCAATAAAGTGAAAGCCGACAAACAGCTGGAGGCGAGTAACGGTCACGACGGCACCTGGATTGCTCACCCCGGTCTTGGCGATGCCGTCATGGAAATTTTTAACGCGGCGCTGGGTGAAAACAAAAACCAGCTGTTCGTTACCCGCGAAGACGATGCGCCGATCACCGCCGAGCAGCTGTTGGCGCCTTGCGAAGGCGAGCGTACCGAAGAAGGCATGCGCGCCAACATTCGTGTCGCGGTGCAATACATTGAAGCGTGGATCTCCGGCAATGGCTGCGTACCGATTTACGGTCTGATGGAAGATGCCGCCACCGCTGAAATTTCCCGCACCTCCATTTGGCAATGGATCCATCACGAAAAAACGCTGAGCAACGGCATACCGGTAACCAAAGCGCTGTTCCGCCAGATGCTGGCTGAAGAGATGCTGGTTATTCAGGAAGAGTTGGGCGAGCACCGTTTCAGCAGCGGCCGTTTTGATGAGGCGGCGCGGCTGATGGAACAGATTACGACGTCTGATGAGTTGATCGATTTCCTGACTCTACCTGGCTACCGCTTGCTGGCGTAA
- the hupA gene encoding nucleoid-associated protein HU-alpha has product MNKTQLIDVIADKADLSKAQAKAALESTLAAITESLKEGDAVQLVGFGTFKVNHRAERTGRNPQTGKEIKIAAANVPAFVSGKALKDSVK; this is encoded by the coding sequence ATGAACAAGACTCAACTGATTGATGTAATTGCAGACAAGGCTGATCTGTCTAAAGCGCAGGCAAAAGCTGCACTGGAATCCACCCTGGCTGCTATTACTGAGTCTCTGAAAGAAGGTGATGCGGTACAACTGGTTGGTTTCGGTACCTTCAAAGTGAACCACCGCGCTGAGCGTACTGGCCGCAACCCGCAGACCGGTAAAGAAATCAAAATCGCCGCAGCAAACGTGCCGGCATTTGTTTCTGGTAAAGCACTGAAAGACTCTGTTAAGTAA
- the iclR gene encoding glyoxylate bypass operon transcriptional repressor IclR, producing MVASVPAKRGRKATAPAAPAGGQVQSLTRGLKLLEWIAESHSSVALTELAQQAGLPNSTTHRLLTTMQQLGFVRQVGELGHWSVGAHAFIVGSSFLQSRNLMAIVHPILRTLMEESGETVNLAVLDKSDHQAIIIDQVQCTQLMRMSAPIGGKLPMHASGAGKAFLSRLDDDQVGNLLHRQGLHAYTHATLVSPVHLKEDLAQTRKRGYSFDDEEHALGLRCVAACIFDEHGEPFAAISISGPISRMTDDRVTELGAMVIRGAKEVTLAYGGTR from the coding sequence ATGGTCGCATCCGTTCCCGCTAAACGAGGCCGAAAAGCCACCGCACCCGCCGCACCGGCGGGTGGACAAGTTCAGTCTTTAACGCGTGGCCTGAAATTACTGGAATGGATCGCCGAATCACACAGCAGTGTCGCGCTGACGGAACTGGCGCAGCAAGCGGGTTTACCGAACTCAACCACACACCGTTTACTGACCACGATGCAACAACTCGGCTTTGTTCGCCAAGTCGGCGAACTGGGCCATTGGTCTGTGGGTGCGCATGCGTTTATCGTCGGCAGCAGTTTTCTGCAAAGCCGCAATTTGATGGCCATCGTCCACCCGATTCTGCGCACGCTGATGGAAGAGTCAGGGGAAACGGTCAACCTGGCTGTGTTGGATAAGAGCGATCACCAGGCGATTATTATCGATCAGGTGCAATGCACGCAGTTAATGCGCATGTCCGCGCCGATTGGCGGCAAGCTGCCGATGCACGCTTCCGGCGCGGGAAAAGCGTTTTTGTCACGGCTGGATGATGACCAGGTGGGCAACTTGTTGCACCGCCAGGGGCTGCATGCGTATACCCACGCGACGCTGGTTTCGCCGGTACATTTGAAAGAGGATCTCGCCCAAACGCGTAAACGCGGGTATTCGTTTGATGATGAAGAGCACGCGCTCGGCCTGCGCTGTGTGGCGGCCTGCATTTTTGATGAACACGGTGAACCGTTCGCGGCGATCTCTATTTCCGGGCCGATTTCACGCATGACCGACGACCGCGTCACCGAACTCGGCGCGATGGTGATTCGTGGGGCGAAAGAGGTGACGCTGGCGTATGGCGGAACACGCTAA
- a CDS encoding DUF1481 domain-containing protein has translation MNSFVEGAVSPLLSFWRRPLALAGLLLLTACSHDSSLPPFTASGFAGDQGAVRIWRKDSGGETHLLSAISPWHHGNTSLGEYRWQGDALTLIELNIYGKPPEHIRVRFDDRGELSFMQREVDGQKQQLSSDQIALYRYRAEQIRQTSDALRQGRVVLRQGRWQGNNTVQTCEGQTVKPDLDTLALNHIAQRQSRTASAVSVAWLKAPEGAQLLLVANEDFCHWQPTEKSF, from the coding sequence GTGAACAGTTTTGTCGAAGGGGCGGTTTCGCCCCTTTTGTCATTCTGGCGTCGCCCGCTGGCGCTGGCAGGTTTACTGTTGCTGACCGCCTGTAGCCACGACTCATCGTTGCCGCCATTTACCGCCAGCGGTTTTGCCGGCGATCAGGGCGCGGTGCGAATCTGGCGTAAAGATTCCGGCGGCGAAACCCATTTGCTTTCCGCTATTAGCCCGTGGCATCACGGGAACACGTCTCTGGGTGAGTACCGCTGGCAAGGCGATGCGTTAACCCTCATCGAACTGAATATCTACGGCAAACCGCCAGAGCATATCCGCGTGCGTTTTGACGATCGCGGCGAGCTGAGCTTTATGCAGCGTGAAGTCGACGGCCAAAAACAGCAGCTCTCCAGCGACCAGATTGCTTTGTATCGCTATCGCGCCGAACAGATCCGCCAGACCAGCGATGCGCTGCGTCAGGGGCGTGTGGTGTTGCGTCAGGGACGCTGGCAGGGGAATAACACCGTGCAAACCTGCGAAGGGCAGACGGTGAAGCCTGATTTGGATACGTTGGCGCTAAACCATATAGCACAGCGGCAGAGCCGCACGGCGAGTGCGGTCAGTGTGGCGTGGCTGAAAGCGCCAGAAGGCGCGCAGCTGTTGCTGGTCGCGAATGAAGATTTCTGCCACTGGCAGCCGACGGAAAAAAGCTTTTAA
- a CDS encoding YjaA family stress response protein, with the protein MVVLYVQLYNNRMVVRNLTTQQQASGNHTFSNQRILIADFFPAEKLLHGLIHQVAPRSFWHKLPGMGCLAILSHALEMNEGGLSPVEERAILEMTYGASRGRCRIPQVVASQAPLSDQQVLAALNQAKNSASQDNNKLTIIS; encoded by the coding sequence ATGGTCGTTCTGTATGTTCAGCTTTATAACAATCGCATGGTTGTACGCAATCTGACCACCCAGCAACAAGCCTCCGGCAATCACACTTTCAGTAACCAGCGCATACTCATCGCGGATTTCTTCCCGGCGGAAAAACTGCTGCATGGTCTCATTCATCAAGTCGCGCCTCGTTCCTTTTGGCATAAGCTGCCAGGCATGGGGTGCCTGGCTATTTTATCGCATGCGCTGGAGATGAATGAAGGCGGCTTATCGCCTGTGGAAGAGCGCGCTATTCTGGAAATGACCTATGGCGCTTCGCGCGGACGGTGCCGCATCCCGCAAGTGGTTGCTAGCCAGGCTCCCCTCAGCGATCAACAGGTGCTGGCCGCCCTCAACCAGGCTAAAAATTCCGCCTCGCAGGACAATAACAAGCTCACCATTATCAGCTGA
- the aceK gene encoding bifunctional isocitrate dehydrogenase kinase/phosphatase, protein MARGLELLIAQTILQGFDAQYGRFLEVTSGAQQRFEQADWQAVQQAMKQRIHLYDHHVGLVVEQLRCITDGLGPDAAFLLRVKEHYTQLLPDYPRFEIAESFFNSVYCRLFDHRSLTPERLFIFSSQPERRFRTIPRPLAKAFWPDRGWETLLTKVLSDLPLRLPWQDKTRDVNYIAAHLLEAFGSDLLSQSHLQVANELFYRNKAAWLVGKLVTPVATLPFLLPIHHTDDGELFVDTCLTTHAEASIVFGFARSYFMVYAPLPAATVEWLREILPGKTTAELYMAIGCQKHAKTESYREYLKYVTASDEQFIEAPGIRGMVMLVFTLPGFDRVFKVIKDVFPPQKEMSAAHVRACYQLVKEHDRVGRMADTQEFENFVLEKRQIAPALMALLLEQAPGKITDLGDRIAISHLYIERRMVPLNIWFEQVKGQQLRDAVEEYGNAIRQLAAANIFPGDMLFKNFGVTRHGRVVFYDYDEICYMTEVNFRDIPAPRYPEDELSAEPWYSVSPGDVFPQEFRHWLCADAEIGPLFEEMHADLLRADYWRGLQARIREGHVEDVYAYRKRQRFSIRFGNDALRQAG, encoded by the coding sequence ATGGCGCGTGGTCTGGAACTGTTAATTGCCCAAACCATTCTGCAAGGTTTCGATGCGCAGTATGGACGCTTTCTGGAAGTGACCTCCGGCGCGCAACAGCGCTTCGAGCAAGCCGACTGGCAGGCCGTCCAGCAGGCGATGAAGCAGCGCATTCATCTCTATGATCATCACGTCGGCCTGGTGGTGGAACAACTGCGATGTATCACCGATGGCCTCGGCCCGGACGCCGCCTTTCTGCTGCGGGTAAAAGAGCACTACACGCAATTGCTGCCCGATTACCCGCGTTTTGAAATTGCCGAAAGCTTCTTTAACTCGGTCTATTGTCGCCTGTTTGATCACCGCTCGCTGACGCCCGAACGGCTGTTTATCTTCAGTTCACAGCCCGAACGGCGTTTTCGTACCATTCCGCGCCCGCTGGCGAAAGCTTTCTGGCCGGATCGCGGCTGGGAAACGCTGCTGACGAAAGTGCTGTCCGATTTGCCACTGCGCTTGCCGTGGCAGGACAAAACGCGGGATGTGAATTACATCGCCGCCCATTTACTGGAGGCTTTTGGTTCTGATCTCCTCAGCCAGTCGCATTTGCAGGTGGCGAACGAGCTTTTTTATCGCAACAAAGCCGCCTGGCTGGTCGGCAAGCTGGTAACGCCCGTGGCCACGCTGCCCTTTTTGTTGCCGATTCACCACACGGATGACGGCGAATTGTTTGTTGATACCTGCCTGACAACCCACGCCGAAGCCAGCATCGTGTTTGGCTTCGCGCGCTCGTACTTTATGGTTTATGCGCCGCTGCCTGCCGCTACTGTCGAATGGTTACGCGAAATCTTGCCCGGAAAAACCACTGCGGAACTCTATATGGCGATTGGTTGCCAAAAGCACGCCAAAACAGAAAGTTATCGCGAATACCTGAAATACGTCACCGCCAGCGATGAGCAATTTATTGAAGCACCGGGCATTCGCGGCATGGTGATGTTGGTATTTACGCTGCCAGGTTTCGACCGGGTGTTTAAGGTGATCAAAGACGTTTTCCCGCCGCAAAAGGAGATGAGCGCCGCGCATGTGCGCGCCTGCTACCAACTGGTGAAAGAGCACGACCGCGTCGGGCGCATGGCCGATACCCAGGAGTTTGAAAACTTCGTGCTGGAAAAGCGGCAGATCGCTCCAGCATTAATGGCGCTATTGCTGGAGCAGGCACCAGGCAAAATTACCGATCTCGGCGACCGCATCGCCATCAGCCATCTTTATATCGAGCGGCGTATGGTGCCGCTGAATATCTGGTTTGAGCAGGTCAAAGGCCAGCAATTGCGCGATGCGGTGGAAGAGTACGGCAACGCCATTCGCCAGCTTGCTGCCGCCAATATCTTCCCCGGCGACATGCTGTTTAAAAACTTCGGCGTCACGCGCCACGGGCGCGTGGTGTTTTATGACTATGACGAAATTTGTTATATGACCGAGGTGAATTTCCGCGACATTCCCGCGCCGCGTTACCCGGAAGATGAACTCAGCGCCGAGCCGTGGTACAGCGTATCGCCGGGCGATGTCTTCCCGCAGGAGTTTCGCCACTGGCTGTGCGCCGATGCGGAAATCGGTCCGTTATTCGAAGAGATGCATGCGGATTTACTGCGCGCCGACTACTGGCGTGGCTTGCAAGCGCGCATTCGTGAAGGACATGTGGAAGATGTTTATGCCTATCGCAAGCGCCAGCGTTTTAGCATTCGCTTTGGCAACGATGCGCTGCGACAGGCGGGGTAA